The candidate division WOR-3 bacterium DNA window CTGAATACAATCACGAACGACACGATATTTTGGAGGGCGTCGAGCGCACTGACGAGAACATAACAAAACATGAGAATTTGCTCAACTACTGGTGGGGGATTGACAGCCGCGATGGACTCTTTTTTGTATTGGACTGGCTTGAGCAGGTCGGTCACCGTAAGCGCTTCGATGAGATGGGTCAGTACATGCACACGCTCACTGATGAACAGTTCAGTGAAATGATCGGGAAACTTTCTGCGGAGGACAGAAGTTCGTGGAAGATAGTGCAGGAACATTGGTCGCGTCTTGGCGGGAAGAGTCTGGTCGGCTGGGATTTTTGCCGGTACATACACCTGTGCCGCAGAGGCTATCTATTAGGTTATTTGAGTGAGCGTGAAGCGTGGAACTTGATATTGCCGAAAGCAAGATTCTTGCAGGTGGCTTTTGATACGTGGGCAGATTTGGGCGATAATTATCTTGTTGGCCGGCAGTTTTGGTCATTAGAAAGAACTGAAGCAAGCGGGGAGTTTTTCCAGCAGGCATACGAAAGGCTCCTCAGCGACCCTGGCAGTCCCTGGAATACAACTCCCTGGGACCTGAATTTGGAATGATGCTCGGTTGACAGGCGGAAGAAAATGTGTATCATAAACATACTTTTGGCACATAAGTATGCAAAGTTATCATGTTGGTGAAAACACCCAGACGATTGACGGTTCACGGCGGTAGCATCAATTAGCATGAACCGGTAACCCCAACTATTTACTTTCTATAGTGTCAATTGTTCGTTTCAATGTCTTGAAAGGAGGCAATGTGACTCAGGCAAAAAACGGTGATAAAGTCAAGATTCACTATACCGGCAAACTGGAGGATGAGACAGTCTTCGATTCTTCGGTTGAGCGTGAACCTCTCGAATTCACCGTCGGTGACGGTAAGATAATTCCGGGGTTTGAAAGAGCGGTGGTTGGCATGGCCCCCGGGGAATCGAAAACCGTAACGATCTCGCCCGATATGGCCTACGGCATGCACCGCAATGATTTGGTCGTTGACGTTGAGCGCGAGCGCGTATCGGACAAACTGGAGCTGAAAATTGGCGGCTTTGTGCAGATACGTCAGCGCGATGGTGGGGTCATTCAGGCAAAAGTGACCGGTATGTCCGAATCGAAGGTCACCCTGGATGCGAACCATCCCCTGGCAGGAAAAGACCTGACATTTGATATCAAGCTGGTTGAAATCGTGTGACATACAGTATGATATGGGATGCGGAATTAAGGGCTAAGATGTGTCTTGACATTGGGCATTTTCTATATATAATAATGTTTAAGCTAAGTCATTTAGTTTGTTGATGGTTCAGTAGAATACTCATATTCTAGATCCCCTCACTAATTAAAGACTTGAAAGGAGAAATATGACTTACGGAAAAGTCAAATGGTTCGATGGCAGAAAAGGCTATGGTTTCATTGAGAAAGAAGACGGAACCGGTGATGTTTTTGTCCATTATGGCGACATAGCGGGCAACGGTTATCGGTCCCTTAATGAAGGCGATAGAGTTAAGTTTGAGCTTAGCCAGTCCCCTAAGGGTGCAAAAGCCACCCAGGTCGAACTTGCATAATATGCAATAAATGCATAGGTGAGGGCCCCCTCTTGGGGGCCTTCACTTTATAAAAAGATGTTACCTTAGTATTGACAAAAGCGATATTGTTCTTAGAATATATTATAGGTGACGAGGACTGCTTCTGATATGTAAAATACGCCTAGCGAATTCAGTCGAGTGTACATGCGGTGAATGTGCATAATTTTCTTTCCAGCACCATCACCTTTTGCAGGGATAGAAAGGAGTTATCAATATCATGAAAATTCTTCTGGTGTATCCGCAAAATCCGGACACGTTTTGGTCGTTCAAACATGCGCTGAGATTCATTTTCAAGAAGGCGACAAATCCGCCGCTTGGATTACTCACTGCCGCTGCTATGCTGCCGGATGAATGGGAAAAACGACTCATTGATATGAATGTAAGAAAGTTGAAGGACCGGGATATCGAATGGGCAGATTTTGTATTTATCAGTGCGGCAACCATTCAGAAAGAGTCGGTAGATGAGGTGATCACGCGCTGTAAGGCGAAAGGTGTAAAGATTGTTGCTGGGGGACCTTTGTTTACGAGCTCCTATGATGAGTATGAGCATGTTGATTATCTCGTGCTGAATGAGGCGGAAATTACGCTCCCACAATTTTTGGATGATTTGCGTCAGGGAAAACTTAGACATATCTATACATCGCCAGAGTGGGCAGATCTGACAAAAACGCCGGTTCCGGATTGGGGATTACTCAAGATTAAGAAATATGCCTCCATGAGTATTCAATACTCGCGCGGGTGCCCGTTTGACTGCGATTTTTGCGACATTCCGCTGCTTTACGGTCACAGACCACGGATAAAAGACAAGCAACAGGTCATCACCGAGCTCCAGAATCTTTATGATCGGGGTTGGCGCGGCGTAGTGTTTTTCGTCGACGATAATTTCATCGGTAACAAGCGCGGTCTGAAGTCGGAAGTTTTGCCTGCCGTCGCTGAGTGGATGGAGCGTATGAAGTATCCGTTTACGTTCCTCACGCAAGCGTCGGTTAACCTGGCAGATGATGAAGAGTTAATGAACTTGATGGTCAAGGCTAACTTCAATACCGTTTTTGTGGGCATCGAAACGCCGGATGAAGAAAGCCTGGCAGAATGCGGCAAACTTCAAAACAAGAACCGCAATCTGGTTGAGTGTGTCAAAAAGATACAGCGGTTCGGCCTTCAGGTTCAGGGGGGTTTTATCGTTGGTTTTGACAGTGACCCGCTGACGATTTTCGAAAGGCAAATACGTTTTATTCAGAACAGCGGAATAGTGACTGCAATGGTGGGTTTGCTCAGCGCGGTGCGTGGCACAAAACTCTACCAACGGCTTAAGGGGGAGAACCGGTTGTTAACGGAAGCCACTGGCGACAATACAGATTGCTCGATTAATTTTGTTCCCAAGATGCAGTACGCGACACTTCTGGAAGGGTACAGGAATATCGTCAAGACGATATATGCGCCCGATCAATTCTACGCGCGGGTCAAGAGATTCCTGGAGAACTACAAACCATTGCATAACAGCCTGGGACGTCTCAGCATGAGCGAGGTGAAGGCTTTCATCATGTCGATATTCGTGCTGGGAATAAAAGGGAAAGAGCGTTTTCACTACTGGCGTCTGTTCCTGTGGAGTGTGTTCAGCCGGCCGCGGCTCGCGCCTCTGGCAGTGACCTTTGCCATCTACGGCTATCACTTCAGGAAGGTTTTCGAGAAGATCTAGAAACTCTACACAACATACCGTTAGTATCGTTTAGTTCGTTAATCTCG harbors:
- a CDS encoding DUF1266 domain-containing protein encodes the protein MARGCKHRWYVVHSGSIFSDSPGCIKLNSFILSCTLCLCISCTQGPKEEQKFWALATTGVLTEYNHERHDILEGVERTDENITKHENLLNYWWGIDSRDGLFFVLDWLEQVGHRKRFDEMGQYMHTLTDEQFSEMIGKLSAEDRSSWKIVQEHWSRLGGKSLVGWDFCRYIHLCRRGYLLGYLSEREAWNLILPKARFLQVAFDTWADLGDNYLVGRQFWSLERTEASGEFFQQAYERLLSDPGSPWNTTPWDLNLE
- a CDS encoding peptidylprolyl isomerase, yielding MTQAKNGDKVKIHYTGKLEDETVFDSSVEREPLEFTVGDGKIIPGFERAVVGMAPGESKTVTISPDMAYGMHRNDLVVDVERERVSDKLELKIGGFVQIRQRDGGVIQAKVTGMSESKVTLDANHPLAGKDLTFDIKLVEIV
- a CDS encoding cold-shock protein, translating into MTYGKVKWFDGRKGYGFIEKEDGTGDVFVHYGDIAGNGYRSLNEGDRVKFELSQSPKGAKATQVELA
- a CDS encoding B12-binding domain-containing radical SAM protein yields the protein MKILLVYPQNPDTFWSFKHALRFIFKKATNPPLGLLTAAAMLPDEWEKRLIDMNVRKLKDRDIEWADFVFISAATIQKESVDEVITRCKAKGVKIVAGGPLFTSSYDEYEHVDYLVLNEAEITLPQFLDDLRQGKLRHIYTSPEWADLTKTPVPDWGLLKIKKYASMSIQYSRGCPFDCDFCDIPLLYGHRPRIKDKQQVITELQNLYDRGWRGVVFFVDDNFIGNKRGLKSEVLPAVAEWMERMKYPFTFLTQASVNLADDEELMNLMVKANFNTVFVGIETPDEESLAECGKLQNKNRNLVECVKKIQRFGLQVQGGFIVGFDSDPLTIFERQIRFIQNSGIVTAMVGLLSAVRGTKLYQRLKGENRLLTEATGDNTDCSINFVPKMQYATLLEGYRNIVKTIYAPDQFYARVKRFLENYKPLHNSLGRLSMSEVKAFIMSIFVLGIKGKERFHYWRLFLWSVFSRPRLAPLAVTFAIYGYHFRKVFEKI